Proteins co-encoded in one Halorussus lipolyticus genomic window:
- a CDS encoding DUF188 domain-containing protein, translated as MVATVAFDTSALMMPVECDVRVFEELQRLVGDFDCVVPEAVRDELAKLSDGASEEAVAASVGADLADERCRTIEHEASYADDVLVELADEFDYVVTNDGPLKQRLLDAGAPVIHIRGRNKLAISKP; from the coding sequence ATGGTCGCCACGGTCGCCTTCGACACCAGCGCGCTCATGATGCCGGTCGAGTGCGACGTGCGGGTCTTCGAGGAGCTACAGCGACTGGTAGGCGACTTCGACTGCGTGGTCCCCGAAGCGGTCCGCGACGAACTTGCGAAGCTCTCGGACGGCGCGAGCGAGGAAGCCGTCGCGGCCAGCGTGGGCGCGGACTTGGCAGACGAGCGGTGTCGGACGATTGAACACGAAGCATCGTACGCCGACGACGTATTGGTCGAACTCGCCGACGAGTTCGACTACGTCGTCACGAACGACGGTCCCCTCAAACAGCGCCTGCTCGACGCGGGCGCACCGGTAATTCATATAAGGGGCCGGAACAAACTCGCAATCAGCAAACCTTAG
- a CDS encoding AEC family transporter, with translation MSLVSALGTAILPVLSVAAVGFLLGKARDIDVDPLGTVTIYVLTPALIFYSLATSEISGGLAARLIGGVALFTLAMVALAEGVGRLLGESEPALGALVLSSSFPNAGNYGIPLSAFAFGAVGRSTAVLFIAGQSVLMYTVGVYLASRGDESDLRGAFAEVFRLPLVYAVVAAWAARWLGVVPATDTPAMETLKLVGDAAIPVMLLMLGIQLANTQHGAAISRVGVSNGLKLLVAPLVGVVVALLLGLGANPDVARVFVLECGMPAAVTPLILTIEYDSGAGDDGLTGPEYVSTAIFASTVASVVTLTGLIAVLKAGILI, from the coding sequence GTGTCTCTCGTCTCCGCGCTCGGGACAGCCATCCTGCCGGTCCTGTCGGTGGCCGCGGTCGGGTTCCTTCTGGGGAAAGCCCGCGACATCGACGTGGACCCGCTGGGGACCGTCACCATCTACGTCCTGACGCCCGCGCTCATCTTCTACAGCCTCGCTACTTCCGAGATTTCGGGCGGACTGGCCGCGAGGTTGATTGGTGGGGTCGCCCTGTTCACGCTGGCGATGGTCGCGCTGGCCGAGGGCGTCGGTCGCTTGCTCGGCGAGTCCGAACCCGCGCTTGGGGCGCTGGTCCTCTCGTCGTCGTTTCCGAACGCGGGCAACTACGGTATCCCGCTGTCGGCGTTCGCGTTCGGCGCTGTCGGGCGCTCGACCGCGGTGCTGTTCATCGCTGGCCAGTCGGTGCTGATGTACACGGTCGGCGTCTATCTGGCGTCTCGGGGCGACGAGTCGGACCTCCGAGGAGCCTTCGCCGAAGTGTTCCGCCTCCCGCTGGTCTACGCCGTGGTCGCGGCGTGGGCCGCCAGATGGCTCGGGGTCGTGCCCGCCACCGATACCCCAGCGATGGAGACGCTGAAGTTGGTCGGCGACGCCGCCATCCCCGTGATGTTGCTGATGCTCGGCATCCAACTCGCCAACACCCAGCACGGCGCGGCCATCTCGCGGGTCGGGGTCTCGAACGGTCTGAAACTTCTCGTCGCGCCGCTGGTCGGCGTGGTGGTCGCGCTCCTGCTGGGCCTCGGGGCGAACCCCGACGTGGCCCGCGTGTTCGTCTTGGAGTGCGGGATGCCCGCCGCGGTCACGCCCCTCATCCTGACCATCGAGTACGACTCGGGCGCTGGTGACGACGGCCTGACCGGTCCGGAGTACGTCAGCACCGCCATCTTCGCCAGCACCGTCGCCAGCGTTGTGACGCTCACGGGCCTCATCGCGGTGCTGAAAGCCGGGATACTGATTTGA
- a CDS encoding bifunctional N(6)-L-threonylcarbamoyladenine synthase/serine/threonine protein kinase gives MRVLAVEGTAWAASAAVFTSEASEGSSELASDGVYDTDSVFIETDAYQPESGGIHPREAAEHMSDAIPRVIETALAEADGPIDAVAFSRGPGLGPCLRTVGTAARALAQTLDVPLVGVNHMVAHLEIGRQQSGFSSPVCLNASGANAHVLGYRNGRYRVLGETMDTGVGNAIDKFTRHVGWSHPGGPKVEDAARDGEYVELPYVVKGMDFSFSGIMSAAKDAYDGRQREEGGVPVEDVCYSLQENVFAMLTEVAERALSLTGSDELVLGGGVGQNARLREMLQEMCDQRGADFYAPEPRFLRDNAGMIAVLGAEMVRAGDTIEVENSAVDPNFRPDQVDVTWRSGSEPVGVWRDEGAEVKGAEATVEIGDERVTKRRLPKSYRHPQLDAKLRRDRTVLEARLTSEARRHGVPTPVVYDVDPDEGRLVFERVGETDLREELTTERVRDVARHLAEIHGAGFVHGDPTTRNVRVGPERTYLIDFGLGYNTDDAEDYAMDLHVFAQSLAGTADDAESLRRAFEETYAEVGDEAVLDRLREVEGRGRYQ, from the coding sequence ATGCGGGTCCTCGCAGTAGAGGGCACCGCGTGGGCCGCGAGCGCCGCGGTCTTCACGAGCGAAGCGAGTGAAGGCTCGTCAGAACTCGCTTCTGACGGCGTCTACGACACCGACTCAGTTTTTATCGAAACCGACGCCTACCAGCCGGAGAGCGGCGGCATTCATCCGCGCGAGGCCGCCGAACACATGAGCGACGCGATTCCGCGGGTCATCGAGACAGCACTCGCGGAGGCCGACGGTCCCATCGACGCGGTGGCGTTCTCGCGCGGCCCCGGTCTCGGTCCCTGCCTGCGAACCGTCGGGACCGCGGCGCGGGCGCTGGCCCAGACTCTCGACGTGCCACTCGTCGGCGTCAACCACATGGTCGCGCACCTCGAAATCGGCCGCCAGCAATCCGGGTTCTCGTCGCCGGTCTGCCTGAACGCGTCCGGGGCGAACGCCCACGTCCTCGGGTATCGGAACGGCCGGTACCGCGTCCTCGGCGAGACGATGGACACCGGGGTCGGTAACGCCATCGACAAGTTCACCCGACACGTCGGGTGGTCCCACCCCGGCGGCCCGAAGGTCGAGGACGCCGCCAGAGACGGCGAGTACGTCGAGTTACCCTACGTGGTCAAGGGAATGGACTTTTCCTTTTCGGGCATCATGAGCGCCGCCAAGGACGCCTACGACGGGCGACAGCGCGAGGAGGGCGGCGTCCCAGTCGAGGACGTCTGCTACTCGCTCCAAGAGAACGTCTTCGCCATGCTGACCGAAGTCGCCGAGCGCGCGCTGTCGCTGACCGGGAGCGACGAGTTGGTCCTCGGCGGCGGTGTCGGCCAGAACGCTCGCCTCCGGGAGATGTTGCAGGAGATGTGCGACCAGCGCGGTGCCGACTTCTACGCGCCCGAACCCCGGTTCCTCCGGGACAACGCCGGGATGATAGCGGTCCTCGGCGCGGAGATGGTCCGCGCGGGCGACACCATCGAAGTCGAAAATTCGGCGGTGGACCCCAACTTCCGGCCCGACCAAGTGGACGTGACGTGGCGTTCCGGGTCGGAGCCGGTCGGGGTCTGGCGCGACGAGGGCGCGGAAGTCAAAGGCGCGGAGGCCACGGTCGAAATCGGCGACGAGCGCGTGACCAAGCGTCGCCTGCCCAAGAGCTACCGCCACCCGCAACTCGACGCCAAACTCCGGCGCGACCGGACCGTCCTCGAAGCGCGCCTCACCAGCGAGGCCCGCAGGCACGGCGTCCCCACCCCAGTCGTCTACGACGTGGACCCCGACGAGGGCCGGTTAGTCTTCGAGCGCGTCGGCGAGACCGACCTCCGGGAAGAACTCACCACAGAGCGCGTCCGCGACGTGGCTCGCCACCTCGCAGAGATTCACGGCGCGGGGTTCGTCCACGGCGACCCGACGACCAGAAACGTCAGGGTCGGGCCGGAGCGCACCTACCTCATCGACTTCGGACTGGGCTACAACACCGACGACGCCGAGGACTACGCGATGGACCTCCACGTCTTCGCCCAGAGCCTCGCGGGCACCGCCGACGACGCCGAGTCGCTCCGGCGGGCGTTCGAGGAGACCTACGCCGAGGTCGGCGACGAAGCGGTCCTCGACCGACTCCGAGAGGTCGAGGGCCGGGGTCGGTATCAGTAG
- a CDS encoding XTP/dITP diphosphatase: MTIRFVTSNEGKVEEAREYLTDDVEQVNYDYTEIQSDDLAEIAVAGAKEAFEDTGGEDPVVVDDAGLFVDALGGFPGPYSSYVEDTVGVERVWKLAEREENRRARFRCVVAYYDGEEAQTFDGSVPGRIVAPRGDGGFGYDPIFEHEGTTMAEMSTERKNAISHRGRALAKFADWLAEN, from the coding sequence ATGACCATCAGGTTCGTCACGAGCAACGAGGGGAAAGTCGAGGAGGCCCGCGAGTACCTCACCGACGACGTGGAGCAGGTCAACTACGACTACACCGAAATCCAGAGCGACGACCTCGCGGAAATCGCAGTCGCCGGGGCGAAGGAAGCCTTCGAGGACACCGGCGGCGAGGACCCCGTGGTCGTGGACGACGCTGGCCTGTTCGTGGACGCGCTGGGTGGCTTTCCGGGGCCGTACTCGTCGTATGTCGAGGATACTGTGGGAGTAGAACGCGTCTGGAAACTGGCAGAGCGGGAGGAGAACCGGCGAGCGCGCTTCCGGTGCGTGGTGGCTTACTACGACGGCGAGGAGGCCCAAACATTCGACGGTTCGGTGCCGGGTCGCATCGTCGCGCCCCGCGGAGACGGCGGGTTCGGTTACGACCCCATCTTCGAACACGAGGGGACGACGATGGCGGAGATGAGTACCGAGCGCAAGAACGCGATTTCCCACCGCGGTCGGGCGCTGGCGAAGTTCGCGGACTGGTTGGCCGAGAACTGA
- a CDS encoding DNA-directed RNA polymerase yields the protein MYKRVRLKDTVEVPPEHLADVTPNLVKKLLQDKLEGRMDEDVGSVVSVVNVNDIGDGAVLPNRPGVYYEADFDAVTYDPKMQEVVDGEIVEVVNFGAFVGIGPVDGLLHVSQISDEYLAYDEEGQMLASRESNRTLGVGDSVRARIVTKSIDERNPRESKIGLTAKQVGLGKHGWLKEEREKRQATTESE from the coding sequence ATGTACAAACGGGTCAGACTCAAGGATACAGTCGAGGTTCCCCCCGAACACCTCGCGGACGTGACGCCGAATCTAGTGAAGAAGCTCCTGCAGGACAAACTGGAGGGTCGAATGGACGAAGACGTCGGGAGCGTCGTCAGCGTCGTGAACGTCAACGACATCGGTGACGGCGCGGTCCTCCCGAACCGACCGGGCGTCTACTACGAGGCCGACTTCGACGCGGTCACGTACGACCCCAAGATGCAGGAAGTCGTGGACGGGGAAATCGTGGAAGTGGTCAACTTCGGTGCCTTCGTGGGCATCGGTCCGGTGGACGGACTCCTCCACGTCTCCCAGATTTCGGACGAGTACCTCGCCTACGACGAGGAGGGCCAGATGCTCGCGTCCCGCGAGTCCAACCGCACGCTCGGTGTCGGTGACTCGGTTCGGGCGCGCATCGTCACCAAGAGCATCGACGAGCGCAACCCGCGCGAGAGCAAAATCGGCCTCACCGCCAAGCAGGTCGGCCTCGGCAAGCACGGCTGGCTGAAAGAGGAGCGCGAGAAGCGCCAAGCGACCACCGAGAGTGAATAA
- a CDS encoding GTP-dependent dephospho-CoA kinase family protein, whose translation MSDVLVTLPADLRGELKEPMGPIFTDAESLLSETSDGPLIAVGDVVTYHLERAGVTPDVAVVDGLTKREEVEDDVAEGVARLGETAREVHVENPAGAISREMVEALCEAIADPEPTVIVVEGEEDLVALPAIVAAPLGASVVYGQPDEGMVLAEVTAELEQEMCELLEQMDGSVEVLAELLSG comes from the coding sequence GTGAGCGACGTCCTCGTCACCTTACCCGCCGACCTGCGCGGGGAACTCAAGGAGCCGATGGGACCGATTTTCACCGACGCAGAGTCGCTACTCTCCGAAACCAGCGACGGACCCCTCATCGCCGTCGGCGACGTAGTGACTTACCACCTCGAACGCGCTGGCGTCACCCCCGACGTGGCCGTGGTGGACGGCCTGACCAAGCGCGAGGAGGTCGAAGACGACGTAGCCGAGGGCGTCGCCCGCCTCGGCGAGACCGCCCGCGAGGTCCACGTCGAGAACCCCGCAGGAGCTATCTCCCGAGAGATGGTCGAAGCCCTTTGCGAGGCCATCGCCGACCCTGAACCGACCGTCATCGTGGTCGAGGGCGAGGAGGACCTCGTAGCCCTGCCCGCCATCGTCGCCGCGCCGCTCGGCGCGAGCGTCGTCTACGGGCAACCAGACGAGGGGATGGTCCTCGCCGAGGTAACGGCGGAGCTTGAACAGGAGATGTGTGAGTTGTTGGAGCAGATGGACGGTTCCGTAGAGGTTTTGGCTGAACTCCTCTCAGGCTGA
- a CDS encoding winged helix-turn-helix domain-containing protein, protein MSGTTGPNADESTIRDCENCVAPAEAFSVIANETRLSILEALWQAPDRPVSFSELRREVGMRDSAQFNYHLKQLTDHFVVQTGDGYDFRQAGKKVVRAILAGSFNEHPEMGPFEVTGTCAECGSNLQAYYDDEMLAIECTDCERNHGQYPFPPGGLNDRTREEIMDAFNQRVRHLHCLAADGVCPECNGRMDTTVTRDTEDYLGLEVRVDHECQQCRHQLYSAVGLSLLDQSDVVTFHREHGVDLCTTPYWDLAWCVSDQHTTVLSDDPWKLLVEIPLDDEVLSVTLDGDLTVLEMERTCESASAEEGAQAISD, encoded by the coding sequence ATGAGCGGAACAACCGGGCCGAACGCAGACGAGTCCACGATTCGAGACTGTGAGAACTGCGTGGCCCCGGCCGAGGCCTTCTCGGTCATCGCAAACGAGACGCGACTGTCGATTCTGGAGGCGCTCTGGCAGGCCCCGGACCGGCCGGTGAGTTTCTCGGAGCTACGGCGCGAGGTCGGCATGCGAGACAGCGCACAGTTCAACTACCACCTCAAGCAACTCACTGACCACTTCGTGGTCCAGACCGGCGACGGCTACGACTTTCGGCAGGCGGGCAAGAAAGTGGTCCGCGCGATTCTGGCGGGGTCGTTCAACGAACACCCCGAGATGGGACCGTTCGAGGTCACGGGCACCTGCGCCGAGTGCGGGTCGAACTTGCAGGCCTACTACGACGACGAGATGCTGGCCATCGAATGCACCGACTGCGAGCGGAATCACGGCCAGTACCCCTTCCCGCCGGGCGGCCTGAACGACCGGACCCGCGAGGAGATTATGGACGCGTTCAACCAGCGCGTGCGCCACCTCCACTGTCTCGCCGCGGATGGGGTCTGCCCGGAGTGCAACGGTCGGATGGACACTACCGTCACCCGCGACACCGAGGACTACCTCGGCTTGGAGGTCCGCGTGGACCACGAGTGCCAGCAGTGTCGGCACCAGCTATACTCGGCGGTTGGCCTGTCGCTCCTCGACCAGTCCGATGTCGTCACGTTCCACCGCGAACACGGCGTGGACCTCTGCACGACGCCCTACTGGGACCTCGCGTGGTGCGTGAGCGACCAGCACACGACGGTTCTCTCCGACGACCCGTGGAAGCTACTGGTCGAGATTCCGCTGGACGACGAGGTGCTGTCGGTGACCCTCGACGGCGACCTGACCGTTTTGGAGATGGAGCGAACCTGCGAGTCGGCGTCCGCCGAGGAGGGCGCGCAGGCGATTTCTGACTAA
- a CDS encoding translation initiation factor IF-2 subunit gamma produces the protein MTGNYSQPEVNIGLVGHVDHGKTTLVQALSGEWTDQHSEEMKRGISIRLGYADATFRQCPGLDAPQRYTVDEECPDGSESEPLRTVSFVDAPGHETLMATMLSGAAIMDGAVLVVSASEPVPQAQTEEHLMALDIIGIDNIVIAQNKIDLVDREQAERNYEEIQEFVEGTVAEDAPVVPISAQQEVNIDLLIQAVEEEIPTPERDPDADPRMHVARSFDINRPGTEWDGLVGGVLGGSLVEGKLTQGDDLELRPGREVEEGGETRWESIQTDVRSLQAGGDTVDEVTPGGLLGVGTGLDPSLTKGDALAGQVAGTPGTLPPTWEQFTMEVDLLERLVGLDDQDIDDISTGEPLMLTIGTATTVGSVTSAREGECEVALKRPVCAPAGAQIAINRRIGARWRLIGVGTLQE, from the coding sequence TTGACAGGAAATTACTCCCAACCGGAGGTGAATATCGGACTGGTAGGTCACGTAGACCACGGAAAGACGACGCTCGTGCAGGCGCTTTCCGGCGAATGGACCGACCAGCACTCCGAGGAGATGAAACGTGGCATCTCCATCCGGCTCGGGTACGCAGACGCCACGTTCCGGCAATGTCCCGGTCTCGACGCGCCCCAGCGATACACGGTAGACGAGGAGTGTCCCGACGGGAGCGAGAGCGAACCGCTTCGCACGGTGTCGTTCGTGGACGCACCCGGTCACGAGACGCTGATGGCGACGATGCTCTCTGGCGCGGCCATCATGGACGGCGCGGTGCTGGTCGTCTCGGCCAGCGAACCCGTCCCGCAGGCCCAGACCGAGGAGCATCTGATGGCGCTGGACATCATCGGCATCGACAACATCGTCATCGCCCAGAACAAAATCGACCTCGTTGACCGCGAGCAGGCCGAGCGTAACTACGAGGAGATTCAGGAGTTCGTGGAGGGGACCGTCGCGGAAGACGCGCCGGTCGTCCCCATCTCGGCCCAGCAGGAGGTCAACATCGACCTCCTGATTCAGGCGGTCGAAGAGGAGATTCCGACGCCCGAGCGCGACCCGGACGCCGACCCCCGGATGCACGTCGCGCGGAGCTTCGACATCAACCGTCCCGGCACGGAGTGGGACGGACTCGTCGGCGGCGTCCTCGGCGGCAGTCTCGTCGAGGGCAAGCTAACGCAGGGCGACGACCTCGAACTCCGCCCCGGCCGAGAGGTCGAAGAAGGCGGCGAGACCCGCTGGGAGTCCATCCAGACCGACGTGCGCTCGCTTCAGGCGGGCGGCGACACGGTAGACGAAGTGACGCCGGGCGGTCTGCTCGGCGTCGGTACGGGACTGGACCCGAGCCTCACGAAGGGTGACGCCCTCGCGGGACAGGTCGCCGGGACGCCCGGCACCCTCCCGCCGACGTGGGAGCAGTTCACCATGGAGGTGGACCTGCTCGAACGTCTCGTGGGTCTCGACGACCAAGACATCGACGACATCTCGACCGGCGAACCGCTGATGCTCACCATCGGCACCGCGACCACGGTCGGGTCCGTGACCAGCGCCCGCGAAGGCGAGTGTGAGGTCGCACTCAAGCGACCGGTCTGCGCACCTGCCGGCGCGCAAATCGCCATCAACCGGCGCATCGGCGCTCGCTGGCGACTCATCGGCGTCGGCACGCTCCAAGAGTAG
- the spt4 gene encoding transcription elongation factor subunit Spt4 → MASDRLACRECHAVAEPDEDTCPICGSTSLTEDWSGFVIISHPDESEIAEEMEVDKAGKYALKVR, encoded by the coding sequence ATGGCAAGTGACCGTCTCGCCTGCCGCGAGTGTCACGCCGTGGCCGAACCCGACGAGGACACCTGTCCCATCTGCGGTTCGACCAGTCTCACCGAGGACTGGAGTGGCTTCGTCATCATCTCCCACCCCGACGAGAGCGAAATCGCCGAGGAGATGGAAGTGGACAAGGCCGGCAAGTACGCGCTGAAGGTCCGGTAA
- a CDS encoding pyruvoyl-dependent arginine decarboxylase, translating into MSTIRVAWGTGTGPTEMSSYDAALADANLHNYNLVAVSSVIPANAEVEEVGTAPNLGPAGERLTVVEARATRAGPGTVSAGLGWTTTEAESGADAEDDSADETGPGLFYESAGEADPEAVAERVRTGLTAGRDLRDWEFTDEEIRTATTDAESGTYATAVVLAVYGDSEPIC; encoded by the coding sequence ATGAGTACGATTCGGGTCGCGTGGGGCACCGGGACCGGACCCACCGAGATGTCCTCCTACGACGCCGCGCTGGCCGACGCCAACCTCCACAACTACAACCTCGTCGCGGTCTCCTCGGTGATTCCGGCCAACGCCGAGGTCGAGGAGGTCGGCACGGCCCCAAATCTCGGTCCCGCCGGTGAGCGCCTGACGGTCGTGGAGGCCCGCGCCACTCGCGCTGGCCCCGGCACGGTCTCGGCCGGACTCGGGTGGACCACGACCGAGGCCGAATCGGGAGCGGACGCCGAGGACGATTCGGCGGACGAGACCGGCCCCGGCCTGTTCTACGAAAGCGCGGGCGAGGCCGACCCCGAAGCAGTCGCCGAGCGCGTCCGAACCGGTCTCACAGCGGGCCGGGACCTCCGCGATTGGGAGTTTACCGACGAGGAGATTCGGACCGCGACGACCGACGCCGAGTCGGGCACCTACGCCACGGCGGTCGTGCTGGCGGTCTACGGCGACAGCGAGCCGATTTGCTAA
- a CDS encoding 30S ribosomal protein S24e, which translates to MEVEILSEEQNPMLHRSEVRFQIVHDEATPSRLSVRDSLAAKLDKDSSEVVVHEMNTKFGMRKTVGYAKVYDSPEHARDVEQDYMLERNKISADAEGEAEAEEAE; encoded by the coding sequence ATGGAAGTCGAAATCCTCTCCGAGGAGCAGAATCCGATGCTCCACCGGTCCGAAGTGCGGTTCCAGATAGTCCACGACGAAGCCACGCCCTCCCGGCTCTCGGTCCGCGACAGTCTCGCGGCCAAGCTGGACAAGGATTCGAGCGAAGTCGTGGTTCACGAGATGAACACCAAGTTCGGCATGCGAAAGACCGTCGGCTACGCGAAGGTCTACGACAGCCCCGAACACGCCCGCGACGTCGAGCAGGATTACATGCTCGAACGCAACAAGATTTCCGCGGACGCCGAAGGCGAGGCCGAGGCGGAGGAGGCTGAATAA
- a CDS encoding response regulator — MLRSGPIEVLVVDDSDFFLTVVSDKLGSNHDISVLTADGGTAALELLDDESVDCIVSDYEMPEMTGLELYERVEDEYDLPFILLTARGDEQTASRAIGAGVDDYLRKNQVSEQESLELLANRIENVVAQRTAREKYKLLVDNTPEEIAQVRDDGTILAANAAMETSFNATQSELVGQHLSEVLPEDTAEGRIERGRTAITADSAVTFQDTVGIRHFHNIAVPVSRGGETDSFQLISRDITQQKRHERELENRTEELAVINRLVRHDINNDVQLLLGWSEALSGFVEDDGEEYLDRVRDTCSHIDELTSIARDFVESMGDDTGVELRATNLRQVLETEVEKNRRSFEDATISVVGDLPNVSVQANELLSSVFGNLLSNAVRHNDAPDPSVEVEVEERESRVLVRIADDGPGVPEQRRDEIFGKGEMGPESSGTGIGLYLVHTLVEQYGGDVWVENRPVEGLSTDALDADGDGDGNGDDGDDNPRGSVFTVELYKAT, encoded by the coding sequence ATGTTACGTTCGGGGCCAATCGAGGTACTCGTCGTGGACGACAGCGACTTCTTTCTCACCGTCGTCTCCGACAAACTCGGGTCCAATCACGACATCTCCGTTCTGACGGCCGACGGCGGCACAGCGGCGCTGGAACTGCTAGACGACGAGTCCGTCGATTGTATCGTGAGCGACTACGAGATGCCCGAGATGACGGGCCTCGAACTCTATGAGCGCGTCGAGGACGAGTACGATTTGCCATTCATCCTGCTGACGGCGCGGGGCGACGAACAGACCGCGAGCAGGGCCATCGGGGCCGGAGTGGACGACTACCTCAGGAAGAATCAGGTCAGCGAACAGGAGTCGCTGGAACTGCTGGCCAACCGCATCGAGAACGTCGTCGCCCAGCGGACCGCCCGCGAGAAGTACAAACTGCTGGTGGACAACACGCCAGAAGAAATCGCGCAGGTCCGGGACGACGGGACCATCTTGGCCGCGAACGCCGCGATGGAAACGTCGTTCAACGCCACGCAATCTGAGTTGGTCGGCCAACACCTCTCCGAGGTGCTTCCCGAGGACACCGCAGAGGGCCGTATCGAGCGAGGCCGAACCGCAATCACGGCGGATTCGGCGGTGACCTTCCAAGACACGGTGGGAATCCGGCACTTTCACAACATCGCCGTGCCGGTGAGTCGCGGCGGGGAGACCGACTCGTTTCAACTCATCTCGCGGGACATCACCCAGCAGAAGCGCCACGAGCGGGAGTTGGAGAACCGGACCGAGGAGCTAGCGGTCATCAACCGCCTCGTCCGCCACGACATCAACAACGATGTGCAGTTGCTCCTCGGGTGGTCCGAGGCCCTCTCGGGGTTCGTGGAAGACGACGGCGAGGAGTACCTCGACCGGGTTCGAGACACGTGCAGTCACATCGACGAGTTGACCAGCATCGCCCGCGACTTCGTGGAGTCGATGGGCGACGACACCGGGGTCGAACTCAGAGCGACGAACCTCCGGCAGGTCCTCGAAACCGAAGTCGAGAAGAACAGGCGGTCGTTCGAGGACGCGACCATCTCGGTGGTCGGCGACCTCCCGAACGTCTCGGTGCAGGCCAACGAGTTGCTCTCGTCGGTGTTCGGCAACTTGCTGAGCAACGCGGTCCGGCACAACGACGCGCCCGACCCCTCGGTCGAGGTCGAAGTCGAGGAGCGCGAGAGTCGGGTCCTCGTCCGCATCGCCGACGACGGTCCCGGCGTGCCCGAACAGCGCCGAGACGAAATCTTCGGCAAGGGAGAGATGGGACCGGAGAGTTCCGGAACCGGCATCGGTCTCTACCTCGTCCACACCCTCGTAGAGCAGTACGGCGGCGACGTGTGGGTCGAGAACCGACCGGTCGAAGGCCTCTCGACCGACGCGCTGGATGCCGACGGTGACGGCGACGGCAACGGTGACGATGGCGACGACAACCCGCGAGGGTCGGTGTTCACCGTCGAACTCTACAAGGCGACGTGA
- a CDS encoding 30S ribosomal protein S27ae: MARHDYYNDDGTTDKEQCTRCGDAFLAEHDDRRHCGRCGYTEWK, translated from the coding sequence ATGGCACGACACGACTACTACAACGACGACGGTACCACCGACAAAGAGCAGTGTACCCGGTGCGGTGACGCGTTCCTCGCGGAACACGACGACCGCCGCCACTGCGGTCGGTGCGGTTACACCGAGTGGAAGTAA